ACGTGTTTTTCTTATaaccagtttctttttttttccctcttgctctttttctttttcatagtGATGGTTGTGTAAATCTTGGCTCTGCGAAATGATGGCGCTTATATTAAACAACTGTCCAGCAATTTTCGGCACAAGAAagggaaaaacaaaaaataaatactatactgttttctattttattttttattattctttcgtttttttcttttgtagcgGGGCTAAATTTACTTTCAAGCATTGCTGTTGCTGGGAGACATTTGTCACGTATACACATAAACTACTCAAGCCCAGTTTGTGACACTACCACCACAACAACGTTGATTAGTCGAAGAGACAATTTGTGTAGTATAATTGTGCCATCTCTTGGTTTTTACCAGGACCTTTTACGCGCGACAGAAAACTGTCTTGCCAatcaataaaagttgaatctctcttgCCGATAAGAAAACATGATCACAAAAGAAAATTTTGCTGCGTTTTGGgacgctctttctttcttccctttcagCTTGCCTCAATCTAGAAAATAGAGAGTCCTAGCTTGTCCAGTATTCCGGTGAATGCAGCCGGcagactgggcgttttaccggaggggcggaggcgtaaacgggAGTGGCCTGCACGATgccgccacctggtggcgcaccGTGCATATTTACTTTGCTGCTGGTttaaattttcggcagcgacgtattcgtgttgctgccgaaaatttacaccaacCACAAAATgcaatacacttggttactgcaatattagctttGTTTGTCtagttgagctctgcgccaccaggtggctgcaccgtacAGGACGTTCACGTTTGCTCCTCTGCCCATCCGGTAAAACACCCAGTCCGCTTGCGCTTACCCGAATACCAGACACACTAAAACCTTTTTTCTTATAAGCTAGAATAATTGGCTGACGGGTGAGTGGATTGACTCGTTCATTCATCGATTGAGCTGTACGGCGTTTAATTTCACATAAAAAAGAGGAGCTTTCTGTAGATATTGTAGTTTTCACTGCTACGTGAAAAAGTGCATTTCAAATGTTTTAGACATTGAACAACATGAAGTGTTTCAAGATGGGCCTAATTAgggtacagtagaatctcgttaaaCGTAACATCAAGGGACCCGATAAATATGTTTCGATAAACGGGAGTTCCGTTTTCTGACAGAGATGCACAGCGCTCTTACACTATACGTAATACGCCCTCTGACAAATTAATGTTAGGCATGTGAAGAATACAGAAGTGAACGTAGCAGCTAGTTTGTCGCCTGGTGTGAGCGCGGTTAGCGACTTCTGGATTGACTAGGCTTCGCCAGTTTTGATTTAGTAGTGGTACAGGCGATGTATCAAAGCAAGAGCATCGCTCTTACTGCTCGACTCGGTGACTGAATTAGCACGAGGTTGAGCTGGTGGAGTACGAATTACCTAACGGCGCTCAGTAAGGTGTCAGAAATTTGTGTCGTTATTTAAGCTATCACTATGGGGCGAGGGTCGGTGCCGCCATGCTGTCAGGACTGCACATTTTATGCAATAATTATCTATATAAGTTTTGCTTGTTTGAGCCTTTGCCACTGCATTTTTAAAGATGGCGTTCTGCGTAGAAGACAAATGCcgcaaaaaaatattttaaatgaaaAGATTGCTTGATAGATAGCTTCTGTTCAGTTTACTGAGATTTGCAAAAATTTTCGGACCGATTAACGAGTTCCCCTTCGCACCATACAAATACAAGAACCTACAATATGGAGGCTGTTGATTCGTTTTACCGGCAATTGCGCTTAAGCGATTTCCGTTTACTGTGATTCTACTCTATAGACAATTTATTACTAAAATCGCGCCTTTTCATGGTTGTCGCCATGTAACTGGCAACTGATAACGGGTCCCGGCATGATACATAGATCTTAGCCACATGATCTGCTCATCACACGCTTATTTTCCATAacgtagatgtagatgtagatccttgggatatACTGGCACGTACCTTGACAATACCCTGAGAATCTACGTCGTCCTCTCTTGGTTGCTGCTATGAGAAGAACAAGCGGGAAAACGTTTTTCGTAATATTACTAAAAGTCGATGAAGACGAAAAGAATCAGAGGGAGCGCGGATCGCTGCGCGCCACCCGTTGGGCCTAGCTCGAGAGCTCGCTCCAAGCAAGCCTTTTTTCGCCTCTTTCAAGATGGAAACGCACCGGAAAAAAGTAAATTGTGCCCAGTGCACCTAGCGAGTGATCGCAGACAGCGCCGCATCAGTCCAGGCAGGGTCGCGTCCGTCCCCGTGCGCGGTGGTCCATGTGTGCTTCAGCGGCGCGCCCGGCCAGAAGCCGGCCCAGCATGCGGCCGAGCTGAAGAATCTGCCGAGCCAGCGGCCCCTCGTCGTGCTTCGTCATGAGTTCGGAGCAGCGCAGGGAGCAGCCGCAGCCGGCGCCCCACGTGCCGCCCGACGACAAGAGCCAGAGCGAACCACGGCTTGAGCCTCCGCCCACGTCGCTTGGTTCGACGAGCGCACTGAGCAGCCAGACAGAGCACAAGAGCCGCGAGCCGCTGGAGCAGCCGCTGGTTGAGTATGGCGACATCCGGAGACCGTCCATCAGCGTCAACGAGGGTGAGCTGGGCAGCCAGCCACCGCTCGGCGAGCATCCGCGCAAGAGCATCGGCAGCGTTGACTACGGCGACCCAGGGCCCGAGAAGTCCGAGAAGGAAGACATCCTCACGCCCATGGCCCCTGTGGCAGGGGACAACATGGACACCGCGAAAGATTTCATCGAGGGCGTCTGGAGCTCTGAAGAGGCACCCAAGGCCACTGCCACGCCAATGTCTATGGCACTGGTGCCGCTGGACGAGCGCGGAGAGGAAGAGCAACGTCAGGCTGAAGAAGCTCCGCCACAACCAGAACCAGAGCCACTCCATTTGGTACCGATTGAAGAGAAGCCGCCGCCACCgcagccgccaccaccaccagcagcacCCTCAGAAGGTAAGGAGAGTCGTTCTGCTACCACCTCGGGCACCACTACCGGCTCCTCGTCGGAGGGCTCGGAGAGTGAGACGTCGACTAGTGGCTCCAGCAGCACGGGCACTAGCAGCAGCGGTACCACTAGTTCAACCGGTTCTAGTAGCACGAGTGGCAGCACCAGTACCAGTGGCACTAGCGGCAGCACGACTGGTACCACGACAGGCACGACGACTAGAACGACCAAGGGCAAGACGGAACCACCGGATAAGGTGTCAAAAGCAGCAGTCGCTGCAACTGCTGCGGCGCCGGCACATGCGGCTGCCCCGGGGCAGCCGTCGAAAAAGCCACCTGGAGAAGTGACAGCGTCTTCTTCGTCCGAGTCCTCGTCTGGTTCTAGCTCCGGTAGTGACTCCGAGAGCAGTGAGTCTGGCTCCTCGTCAGCAGAAACTGCAACTCAAAAAGATGACGAGAAGAAACCACTCCTGCCCAAGCAACAAGCACCGTCGACGGAAGGAAAGAAACCTGAAGGCGAGGGCAAGTCCAGTTTTACTTCGCCAGCCAGCGCCTCGTCAGGCGCAACGTCTGGCCCAACGTCGGGAGGAACGTCTGGCCCAACATCTGGTAAAACGTCTGGCCCAACATCTGGCCCAACGTCGGGACCGACGTCGGGGCTAGCGTCGGCGCCGACATCAGAAACAAAGACGGCGCCCTCATTACCACCTAAGCACCCGCCTGTGCCTCCAGGTGGACTCAGACCAAACCGGCCACCTCCGAAGCCCCCACAGCCAAAAGCCCCACCAACACCTGAGAAACCACACAAAGGCAGCGAAAAGCTGGGGAACGATCCTTCAATGTATGCCCTATTGAACAACGAAGTGCATCGAGATGCCGAGCACAGAAATAATCGGATTCCTTGCGGCCTGCTGGTAGCGAACATTGTGGCAGCTCTCATACTCGTCATCATCTCCCACGCTCTCATCGTGTACGATCTCGAACGACGTGCCTCGATGACCAGCACTCCGGCACCTCCTGAAGTTAGGGAATATGATCATGTGTGTCGTGACGTACAGTGCAGTGCGGCTGGCACTCACCTTTTTTACGTGTTGAATGCGAGTGCCAGGCCTTGCGACAGCATTTACAACTACGTATGCAAAAGTTGGATACACGAAGGGCCACAGAACTACCGCAAGATAGTCCTTGGCGCTGAACGCATCCATGTTGACAACATGTACACGGAAATGAAAAGCGCCCTACTCAGTTATCAGGCAAGGGCTAGCGAATCAGCGGCCGTAAGAAAAGCTACTGAACTCTACAGGCTGTGCTTAGAAGAGCCAAAAAAGCAACCAAAGAATACAAATCTCATAAATGAAATATTGAATGAGTATGGTCTTGCTTCGTGGCCTTACTCAgaaagtgtccctttaaatgctTTCTCAAGTCCGTACGTAAGCCTGGCGAAGTTCATCCGTGATTCCGGCGTCGGGGCGGTTGTGGCTGTGAAAAAGTTACCTGACCCCGAGAATACTCAGGCTAGAGTATTTGCCATTGACTGCTCCACTTTTGTTGTGCCAATGGGCACGCTCCTGTCGTTTGCGGAACATAAAAGCGACACTTTGCTCGGTTACAAAGCATACATTGCTGACGTCATAAAAGAAGTTCGACCTCAAAGACAGGATACAGAGAAACTGGCCACAACAATTTTGGCATTTGAAGTCAACATGGCACACCGCTGCAACGAAGGCTGTCGCAAGAAAAGGTTTAAGAGGACGACTCTCGGGGACTTGAAAGCTGAATTGAACAGCAATGGTGTGAACTGGGAGCAGTTTATAGACACTGCGGCTTCAGGCAAATCAAACGTTGACCCCAGCAGTCCAGTTCTCGTCCGCTCTTCGCGCTACCTTAAAAGCGTCTCCATGCTTTTTGAAGGCCAGCAAACACTGCGCCGTATGATGAGCTATGTAGGGTGGAGGGTAGTTCATCACTTTATGCGGCATGCTGGTGTTCGCTTCCGAAACTTGACAGAGTCGTTCATGACGACGAGGCTCAAGGAAGAAAGGTTTCCGTACGAGAGAAGCTGTCTCAGAGACGTCAACAATGTCATGCCTTTTGCTGTGGGACGTGTCTTTGCTGAGACAGTGTTGTCTCGGGACCATTTTGACCATGCTGTGCGGACTGTGACTGCTCTCATCAAAGGT
This Dermacentor silvarum isolate Dsil-2018 chromosome 6, BIME_Dsil_1.4, whole genome shotgun sequence DNA region includes the following protein-coding sequences:
- the LOC125946132 gene encoding neprilysin-1-like — its product is MSSEQRREQPQPAPHVPPDDKSQSEPRLEPPPTSLGSTSALSSQTEHKSREPLEQPLVEYGDIRRPSISVNEGELGSQPPLGEHPRKSIGSVDYGDPGPEKSEKEDILTPMAPVAGDNMDTAKDFIEGVWSSEEAPKATATPMSMALVPLDERGEEEQRQAEEAPPQPEPEPLHLVPIEEKPPPPQPPPPPAAPSEGKESRSATTSGTTTGSSSEGSESETSTSGSSSTGTSSSGTTSSTGSSSTSGSTSTSGTSGSTTGTTTGTTTRTTKGKTEPPDKVSKAAVAATAAAPAHAAAPGQPSKKPPGEVTASSSSESSSGSSSGSDSESSESGSSSAETATQKDDEKKPLLPKQQAPSTEGKKPEGEGKSSFTSPASASSGATSGPTSGGTSGPTSGKTSGPTSGPTSGPTSGLASAPTSETKTAPSLPPKHPPVPPGGLRPNRPPPKPPQPKAPPTPEKPHKGSEKLGNDPSMYALLNNEVHRDAEHRNNRIPCGLLVANIVAALILVIISHALIVYDLERRASMTSTPAPPEVREYDHVCRDVQCSAAGTHLFYVLNASARPCDSIYNYVCKSWIHEGPQNYRKIVLGAERIHVDNMYTEMKSALLSYQARASESAAVRKATELYRLCLEEPKKQPKNTNLINEILNEYGLASWPYSESVPLNAFSSPYVSLAKFIRDSGVGAVVAVKKLPDPENTQARVFAIDCSTFVVPMGTLLSFAEHKSDTLLGYKAYIADVIKEVRPQRQDTEKLATTILAFEVNMAHRCNEGCRKKRFKRTTLGDLKAELNSNGVNWEQFIDTAASGKSNVDPSSPVLVRSSRYLKSVSMLFEGQQTLRRMMSYVGWRVVHHFMRHAGVRFRNLTESFMTTRLKEERFPYERSCLRDVNNVMPFAVGRVFAETVLSRDHFDHAVRTVTALIKGFQVVLREFQWAPLDVQSKFSRMEYLVSYPEWIKNFSKLNAYYENVRTDGSYFQRYISASRNRYQRYLSPLPMMPYMHRRLAEFIFPSRIVDLERRVGPPRETSFYDVRDNTLIVPAGSMQPPYYDTRRPWGLTFGGLGTMVARDFINEMFHTPEGILKDDKQKTTFKDKTQCLLDHLKKGLDPNTNPDCSSVVTDVFALRVAYEAYQIFVDGRDDDTLQGVAHMTPEQLFFISAVRTLCTSIREQHFAQVVLLGKSVMEMELIDPAVMSMREFEDAFDCKMSNITAGQNLFNKCFYPPQAT